The following DNA comes from Capsicum annuum cultivar UCD-10X-F1 unplaced genomic scaffold, UCD10Xv1.1 ctg82197, whole genome shotgun sequence.
TATTGTAGCCACCGGAAGCAAGAAGTGTCCCTCCAAAAGCCATTCTAATTGATTTGAGACAACGAGGTTAGTCCCTTGGCTCGAAAACACGTAGATACAAAACTCCCAGCTTAGTCAGTTCACTAGCCAAATAAGTCGACAGGGCTTCTTGGTTCGAGTCCTTTTTCCCGTACACTTCGGAGAAAAGAGAGAGTTTTACGCCAACTCTGTCTGCTGCGATTTCTTCCACAACTGCTCCTATAATTTCGAGAGCAAGTCTACAACGGTTCCCAATGCTTCCACCATATTCATCAATCCTATCGTTGACTTGATCGTTCAAGAATTGATCAATGATGTAGCTGTTTGCAGAATTGATCTCCACTCCATCAAATCCTTTAATACGAGGAATACTAACATGTTAATTAAGTGACGATTTATCAAGTAAAAGTTATGTTACATCAATGGATAAGTTACCAGCTTCAATGGCATTGTGGGCTGCAATTTTAAAATCATTGACAATGAGAGGGAGTCCATTAGTTTTTAGTTGCTTTGGTGTTGGTCTGAAGTAGTCACCATTGTCAGG
Coding sequences within:
- the LOC124895440 gene encoding 12-oxophytodienoate reductase-like protein, translating into MRGGGRGGRGRERGRGRGHIHGVFIHEGLGDVPLLPSPEPDPQAAAYDDPVVQLFSSVECFVFMIFYSSTGYKEIPDNGDYFRPTPKQLKTNGLPLIVNDFKIAAHNAIEAGFDGVEINSANSYIIDQFLNDQVNDRIDEYGGSIGNRCRLALEIIGAVVEEIAADRVGVKLSLFSEVYGKKDSNQEALSTYLASELTKLGVLYLRVFEPRD